In Desulfobotulus pelophilus, the following proteins share a genomic window:
- the phoU gene encoding phosphate signaling complex protein PhoU, whose protein sequence is MSLFLHNELESLKKNLLSLGTMVEDRVHRVSTSIVSMDHEVARQVVSTDHEIDEREVEIEEECLKIIALYQPVAVDLRFLVCVIKINNDLERIADLAVNIGRRVMTMASATRHVPFYDYTAMAAKVGSMLQKSLDAFVTMDAGLANAVRAMDDEVDVMNKDVYDRVKKRMGGDPENVGYLINMFLISRHLERIADHATNIAEEVIYVIEGQIVRHSQARV, encoded by the coding sequence ATGAGTTTATTTCTGCATAATGAGCTGGAAAGTCTCAAAAAAAATCTTCTTTCTTTGGGGACTATGGTGGAAGACCGTGTGCACAGAGTCAGTACTTCTATTGTATCCATGGATCATGAAGTGGCCAGACAGGTAGTATCCACTGACCATGAAATTGATGAACGGGAGGTGGAAATTGAAGAGGAATGTTTAAAGATTATAGCCTTGTATCAGCCTGTTGCCGTGGATTTGCGCTTTTTAGTATGTGTGATTAAAATCAATAATGATCTTGAGCGCATTGCTGATCTGGCTGTGAACATTGGCCGTAGGGTCATGACCATGGCATCGGCAACCCGGCATGTGCCATTTTATGATTATACGGCTATGGCTGCGAAGGTTGGCAGCATGCTGCAGAAAAGCCTGGATGCCTTCGTTACTATGGATGCGGGGCTGGCCAATGCGGTTCGGGCTATGGATGATGAAGTGGATGTCATGAATAAAGATGTGTACGACAGGGTGAAAAAACGTATGGGGGGGGATCCTGAGAATGTTGGATATCTCATTAATATGTTCCTTATTTCACGACACCTGGAGCGGATAGCCGATCATGCTACCAACATAGCCGAAGAAGTGATTTATGTAATTGAAGGGCAGATAGTCCGTCATAGTCAGGCCCGGGTATAA
- a CDS encoding response regulator transcription factor, with product MARETILVVDDEEDIVELIRYHLSREGYQVQMARSGEDALRLIQNQPPDLVVLDLMLPGLDGLEVTRRVRRQARGGSLPIVMLTAKGEEADVVTGLELGADDYVAKPFSPRILLARIRSVLRRQQVPWVDQQGEAEPPLEMGGLVIHPGRHEVLADGEALVLTWSEFQILYFLARRPGWVFTRTQIVDAIHGDDYPVTDRSVDVQIVGLRKKLRSYGKRIETVRGVGYRFKE from the coding sequence ATGGCCAGGGAAACGATCCTCGTTGTGGATGATGAAGAAGATATTGTGGAGTTGATCCGTTACCATCTCAGCCGGGAAGGATATCAAGTTCAGATGGCCAGAAGCGGTGAAGACGCCTTACGTCTCATCCAAAATCAGCCTCCTGACCTGGTTGTGCTGGATTTGATGCTGCCTGGTCTGGACGGGCTGGAAGTAACACGCCGTGTCCGCAGACAGGCCCGGGGAGGGAGTCTTCCCATTGTCATGCTCACGGCAAAGGGAGAAGAGGCCGACGTAGTAACCGGTCTTGAGCTCGGAGCCGATGACTATGTTGCCAAGCCTTTCAGCCCGCGCATTCTTCTGGCCCGTATCCGTTCCGTACTCCGGAGGCAGCAGGTTCCTTGGGTTGATCAGCAGGGGGAGGCGGAGCCTCCGCTGGAAATGGGAGGGCTTGTCATTCATCCGGGACGTCATGAGGTTCTTGCGGATGGAGAAGCTCTGGTTCTCACATGGTCGGAATTTCAGATCCTTTATTTTCTGGCCCGCCGCCCGGGGTGGGTGTTCACCCGTACTCAGATTGTGGATGCCATCCATGGGGATGATTATCCGGTAACGGATCGGAGCGTGGACGTCCAGATTGTGGGTCTGCGGAAAAAGCTCCGCTCATATGGAAAACGAATCGAAACGGTACGCGGGGTTGGGTACCGTTTCAAGGAGTAA
- a CDS encoding sensor histidine kinase — MVRKRTLLWQLYPSYFLVIFIGLVAVSLYAAGTMKTFFLDNTEKELMAKAFILKPKMISLLSERKYDELNRICRETGLVSETRFTVVLASGLVVGDSLEIPSDMENHKDRIEIAKAASGGIGVVSRYSETVNHAMMYVAIPLENRGELAGVLRAAVPITAIDSLMNAFRMRIFLCGALVLVFAAGLSLLISRKLTQPLLLLKDGANRFAGGDFSHRLFVPAIEEMGALAEAMNRMASDLDGRIRLVVRQKNELEAVLSSMQEGVIALDAEGRILRLNQAAASMFSVAPMAYEGKNVYEVVRNLEVLRFVDRAFAADCGVEADMDLYQYGKKKVHAHSSPLLDGYNRRMGTLFVLQDVTQLRRLEHMRRDFVANVSHEIKTPLTAIKGFVETIREAGGVEPEEVQRFMAIIDRNVNRLIFLVDDLLKLSSIEQEGDSGDLLLEEKSVKDCLSAAIQICSAKAEEKNIEILMECPDDCVVPMDSHLMEHAAVNLLDNALKYSPDHSRIHIRVFQEDNGITITFTDSGMGIAEEHLGRLFERFYRVDKARSRKLGGTGLGLAIVKHIMNAHGGRVAVHSRLGEGSVFSLFLPL; from the coding sequence ATGGTGAGGAAACGAACTCTTTTGTGGCAGCTCTACCCTTCCTATTTTCTGGTAATTTTCATTGGTCTGGTTGCGGTGAGTCTATATGCAGCGGGAACCATGAAAACTTTTTTTCTGGATAATACGGAAAAAGAGTTGATGGCCAAGGCCTTTATTTTAAAGCCAAAGATGATCTCACTCCTGTCAGAGAGAAAGTATGATGAGCTGAATCGCATCTGCCGGGAAACAGGGCTTGTTTCTGAGACCCGATTTACCGTTGTTCTGGCTTCGGGCCTTGTTGTGGGTGACAGTCTTGAAATACCGTCAGACATGGAGAATCATAAAGACAGAATAGAAATTGCGAAAGCGGCATCCGGAGGGATAGGAGTGGTTTCCCGATATTCGGAAACCGTGAATCATGCCATGATGTACGTGGCCATACCCCTTGAGAACAGGGGAGAGCTGGCAGGCGTGCTGAGGGCAGCGGTACCCATTACGGCGATCGACAGTCTGATGAATGCTTTTCGTATGCGGATTTTTCTCTGCGGAGCTCTGGTTCTTGTTTTTGCAGCAGGACTTTCCTTGCTGATTTCCCGTAAACTGACACAGCCGCTTCTGCTTCTGAAGGATGGTGCTAACCGTTTTGCAGGGGGCGACTTTTCCCACAGGCTGTTTGTTCCCGCCATAGAAGAAATGGGTGCGCTTGCTGAGGCTATGAACCGTATGGCTTCCGATCTGGATGGGCGGATCCGTCTTGTGGTCAGACAGAAGAATGAGCTGGAGGCTGTGCTGTCCAGTATGCAGGAGGGGGTGATAGCTTTGGATGCAGAAGGGCGAATACTGCGGCTTAATCAGGCTGCTGCCTCAATGTTTAGCGTGGCTCCCATGGCTTATGAAGGAAAGAATGTGTACGAGGTTGTGAGAAATCTGGAGGTCTTACGCTTTGTAGACAGGGCTTTTGCTGCCGACTGCGGAGTTGAGGCGGATATGGATCTTTATCAGTATGGTAAAAAGAAGGTGCATGCCCACAGTTCTCCACTCCTGGATGGGTATAACCGCCGTATGGGAACCCTTTTTGTACTTCAGGATGTAACCCAGTTGCGCAGACTGGAACATATGCGTAGAGATTTTGTGGCCAATGTTTCCCATGAGATCAAAACGCCGCTTACAGCTATCAAGGGTTTTGTGGAAACCATCCGGGAAGCCGGTGGTGTGGAGCCCGAAGAGGTGCAGCGGTTTATGGCAATTATTGACAGGAATGTCAACCGCCTGATTTTCCTTGTGGATGACCTGTTAAAGCTATCCAGTATTGAGCAGGAAGGAGATTCCGGAGATCTGCTTCTGGAAGAAAAATCTGTTAAAGACTGTCTTAGTGCTGCGATTCAGATCTGTTCGGCTAAGGCAGAGGAAAAGAATATTGAAATCTTGATGGAATGCCCGGATGACTGTGTGGTTCCCATGGACAGTCATCTGATGGAACATGCGGCCGTAAACCTTTTGGATAATGCCCTGAAGTATTCACCGGACCATAGCAGAATTCATATCCGTGTCTTTCAAGAGGATAATGGGATTACAATTACCTTCACGGACAGCGGTATGGGCATTGCCGAAGAACATCTGGGGCGGCTTTTTGAACGTTTTTACCGTGTGGACAAGGCAAGGAGCCGTAAGCTGGGAGGTACGGGACTGGGGCTTGCCATCGTCAAGCATATCATGAATGCCCATGGAGGGAGGGTTGCGGTCCATAGCCGCCTTGGTGAAGGAAGTGTGTTTTCCCTTTTTTTGCCCCTATAA
- the bioB gene encoding biotin synthase BioB yields the protein MNPWKEAEKVVAGQKVEDSFFLAILKAEAADMAAILAGADRIRRTFFRDDVRLCAICNGKSGRCSEDCSFCSQSVHASCDIDVYPLMSQMELVRSARDASAWPLDRYSIVTSGRGMEEDELRLLLDALREFPQTGMAYCASLGILSERSLKCLKAAGISRYHHNLETAASLFPSVCSTHSYEERLQTVKAAKRAGLEICCGGIFGLGESDEQILEFARTLEGLNVDAVPMNFLVPIAGTATGHYEGLSPLRCLKILAAFRFKLPRTPLIVCGGRQQNFASLESFIFTAGATGLMTGDFLTTPGKAVERDLAMLADGGWRVVRADFNGIKKIYSGDR from the coding sequence TTGAATCCCTGGAAGGAAGCTGAAAAGGTAGTAGCTGGCCAAAAAGTGGAGGATTCTTTTTTTCTGGCCATTCTTAAAGCAGAAGCGGCGGATATGGCTGCGATTTTGGCGGGTGCCGATCGGATTCGAAGAACCTTTTTTCGGGATGATGTCCGTCTTTGTGCCATTTGCAACGGCAAATCCGGAAGATGCTCAGAAGATTGCAGTTTCTGCTCCCAGTCCGTTCATGCCAGCTGTGATATTGATGTCTATCCCCTTATGTCACAGATGGAGTTGGTTCGAAGTGCCCGGGATGCGTCAGCATGGCCCCTGGACCGGTACAGTATTGTCACCAGTGGAAGGGGAATGGAGGAGGATGAGCTCCGTTTGCTGCTGGATGCGTTACGGGAGTTTCCTCAGACGGGAATGGCCTATTGCGCTTCCTTGGGCATTCTCTCCGAAAGATCTTTGAAATGTCTGAAGGCTGCTGGTATCAGCCGCTATCATCATAACCTTGAAACAGCGGCTTCACTCTTCCCTTCGGTATGCAGTACGCATTCCTATGAAGAGCGTTTGCAGACTGTGAAGGCTGCCAAAAGAGCCGGGCTTGAAATCTGTTGTGGTGGAATTTTCGGGCTGGGTGAGAGCGATGAGCAGATTCTTGAGTTCGCCAGAACCCTTGAAGGTCTGAACGTGGATGCTGTACCCATGAATTTTCTGGTTCCCATTGCGGGAACAGCCACAGGGCATTATGAAGGCTTATCCCCCTTACGTTGTCTGAAAATTCTGGCGGCTTTTCGTTTTAAATTGCCCAGAACCCCTCTCATTGTCTGTGGTGGGAGGCAACAGAATTTTGCCAGTCTGGAATCCTTTATTTTTACCGCTGGTGCTACGGGCTTGATGACAGGAGATTTTCTTACCACACCCGGCAAGGCTGTGGAAAGGGATCTTGCCATGCTTGCTGATGGGGGATGGCGGGTGGTAAGGGCAGACTTCAATGGAATAAAGAAAATCTATAGTGGTGACAGATAG
- a CDS encoding YgaP family membrane protein has product MNIERVVMAFAGGMILLSLLLYLVHSPYWLLLTAFVGGNLLQAVFTGFCPLAIVLGFFGMKTGMVFDRKK; this is encoded by the coding sequence ATGAATATTGAACGAGTGGTAATGGCTTTTGCCGGTGGTATGATTCTTCTGAGTTTGTTACTTTATCTGGTACATAGTCCTTACTGGCTGCTACTGACGGCTTTTGTGGGGGGCAACCTCCTGCAGGCTGTTTTTACGGGATTTTGTCCCTTGGCCATTGTGCTGGGGTTTTTCGGAATGAAGACCGGTATGGTTTTTGACAGGAAAAAATGA
- the cobA gene encoding uroporphyrinogen-III C-methyltransferase gives MKPGKVFLVGAGPGDPGLFTLKGKECMAQAGVIIYDYLAAPPLLALASPEAECIYVGKKGGDHTLSQDAINQLIVDKARTGRTVVRLKGGDPFIFGRGGEEAEVLKENGIPFEVVPGVTAGIAASAYAGIPLTHRKMTATLAFVTGHEDPAKEDSNINWEALSRGIGTIVFYMGVKNLPLITARLLQHGRDPMTPVALIRWGSTTRQQTLTGNLTDIEEKVRMAGLKAPAIIVVGDVVQLRNNLAWFEKERPLLGKRILVTRAREQASDLVHQLTQLGACCIEIPTIRVEKPKDLSAMDAAIDTLDHYDWLIFTSVNGVRHFFHRLFEKGLDVRALHRVKTACIGPVTAERLLDFGIRCDILPQSYRAESVADAFMGVPMKGQNVLLPRAEEARSVLPDALREMGANVDEVTAYVTLPVTDQADALTSILEKGDADFVTFTSSSTVKNFTSLIPANRFEELTRHLKVASIGPITSDTAIKLGFTVDIEAKEFTIPGLVGALCGEFSHT, from the coding sequence ATGAAACCCGGAAAAGTTTTTCTCGTTGGTGCCGGCCCCGGAGATCCCGGTCTCTTTACCCTGAAAGGTAAGGAATGCATGGCTCAGGCAGGAGTGATTATCTATGATTACCTTGCTGCCCCCCCACTTCTTGCGTTGGCATCTCCGGAAGCAGAATGTATTTACGTGGGTAAAAAAGGAGGAGACCACACCCTCTCACAGGATGCCATTAACCAGCTCATTGTGGACAAGGCAAGAACAGGCCGAACCGTTGTCCGCCTAAAAGGAGGCGATCCCTTTATTTTCGGTCGCGGTGGAGAAGAGGCTGAAGTACTGAAGGAAAACGGCATTCCCTTTGAAGTGGTTCCCGGTGTCACCGCTGGCATCGCCGCTTCAGCCTATGCCGGCATCCCCCTTACGCACCGGAAAATGACGGCTACTCTTGCCTTTGTCACAGGCCATGAAGATCCTGCCAAGGAAGACTCCAACATCAACTGGGAAGCCCTGAGTCGCGGCATCGGAACTATCGTATTTTATATGGGCGTTAAAAATCTGCCCCTTATCACAGCCAGGCTCCTTCAACACGGCAGGGATCCCATGACCCCGGTGGCTCTCATCCGCTGGGGCAGCACGACACGGCAGCAAACGCTTACCGGAAACCTTACAGACATTGAAGAAAAGGTCCGCATGGCAGGCTTAAAAGCCCCCGCCATCATTGTGGTCGGTGACGTGGTGCAGCTGCGCAACAATCTTGCCTGGTTTGAAAAAGAACGCCCCCTTCTGGGTAAACGTATTCTTGTTACCCGTGCCCGGGAGCAGGCCAGCGATCTTGTTCATCAGCTTACACAGCTGGGAGCCTGCTGCATTGAAATACCAACCATACGTGTTGAAAAGCCCAAGGATCTCAGCGCTATGGATGCGGCCATTGATACCCTTGACCACTATGACTGGCTGATTTTTACCAGCGTCAACGGAGTCAGGCATTTCTTCCACAGACTGTTTGAAAAGGGCTTGGACGTACGAGCCCTGCACCGGGTAAAAACCGCCTGCATCGGGCCCGTAACGGCAGAAAGATTGCTGGACTTCGGTATCCGCTGTGATATCCTGCCCCAAAGCTACCGTGCGGAATCTGTGGCGGATGCTTTCATGGGGGTTCCCATGAAAGGTCAAAATGTACTCCTGCCCAGAGCAGAAGAAGCCAGAAGTGTGCTGCCTGATGCCCTGAGGGAAATGGGTGCAAACGTAGATGAAGTTACAGCTTATGTGACCCTTCCCGTCACAGACCAGGCCGATGCCCTCACATCCATACTGGAAAAAGGGGATGCGGATTTCGTCACATTCACCAGCTCTTCCACCGTCAAAAACTTTACAAGTCTTATTCCTGCCAACCGATTTGAAGAACTTACCCGCCATCTCAAGGTAGCTTCCATTGGACCCATCACCTCTGATACGGCTATAAAACTTGGTTTTACGGTGGATATTGAAGCAAAGGAATTTACCATTCCCGGCCTGGTAGGCGCCCTTTGCGGTGAATTCAGCCATACGTAA
- a CDS encoding FmdB family zinc ribbon protein codes for MPIYEYHCQSCSRKFESLVMKRDETPGCPYCNSENAQRLMSACGFVSKGTGTGGEPTVTRSAATSGCSGCSASSCAGCGV; via the coding sequence ATGCCCATCTATGAATACCATTGTCAGTCCTGCTCCAGAAAGTTTGAATCTCTGGTAATGAAACGGGATGAAACTCCCGGCTGTCCCTATTGCAACAGCGAAAATGCCCAGCGTCTGATGTCTGCCTGTGGTTTTGTCAGCAAAGGTACAGGTACCGGAGGAGAACCTACCGTAACAAGGAGTGCGGCCACATCCGGATGTTCCGGATGTTCTGCTTCCAGCTGCGCGGGATGTGGCGTGTAG
- a CDS encoding tetratricopeptide repeat protein — protein MKASALLQESPDPFLRSNGNPDPSAAPSPSQAATQPIKEEPARFPDPKALLSVIGQESCLPFSIMLLRTESPCPELERELAGLADTPEKKILVAQEQDVFFIFLHQKGSAEAKCIFHRLKQHQHGLLSAGIYSHPLANFSSSMAIGYGRKALAHSLLLGPGSVAEFDAVSLNISGDEAYQKGHIKDAIAEYEAALTLDPDNANVLNSLGVCFGVLQNLPKALDAFARSHAAEPTEAMPVYNEGLIHEMQGETEKARQCFVKALHLHPDSFESAFHLGKNLMMQGKTAEALPCLEKAHSLKPENGPVLKNLAEACFQHNDLTRAFALYRQALRRMPRDPGVLSGLGACFDLKGENPDIAATFCEEALKEEPDNGLFALRLARIRFRQKQIEMAQPLFRLAQKKGMVLTESEETLLENNTEESSSSDSHKLL, from the coding sequence ATGAAGGCCAGTGCCCTGCTACAGGAATCCCCGGATCCTTTTCTCCGCAGCAACGGGAATCCCGATCCTTCTGCAGCCCCCTCACCTTCTCAGGCAGCCACACAGCCGATCAAGGAAGAACCTGCACGGTTTCCGGATCCAAAAGCTCTCCTGTCCGTTATCGGGCAGGAGTCCTGCCTTCCTTTTTCTATCATGCTCCTCCGAACGGAGAGCCCCTGCCCTGAGCTGGAAAGGGAACTTGCCGGTCTTGCTGACACACCGGAGAAAAAAATCCTCGTTGCCCAGGAGCAGGATGTCTTTTTTATTTTTTTGCACCAGAAGGGATCTGCCGAGGCAAAGTGTATTTTTCACAGACTGAAACAGCATCAGCACGGCCTACTTTCGGCAGGCATATACTCCCATCCGCTGGCCAACTTTTCTTCTTCCATGGCTATCGGCTATGGTCGCAAAGCTCTGGCCCACAGTCTTCTTCTCGGCCCTGGCTCCGTTGCAGAATTTGATGCCGTGAGCCTCAACATCTCCGGAGATGAGGCATACCAGAAAGGCCATATCAAGGACGCCATTGCCGAATATGAAGCCGCTCTGACCCTGGACCCTGACAATGCCAATGTTCTTAACAGCCTTGGCGTCTGTTTTGGTGTGCTGCAGAATCTTCCCAAAGCACTGGATGCCTTTGCCAGAAGCCATGCTGCAGAGCCCACAGAGGCCATGCCCGTGTACAATGAGGGATTGATTCACGAGATGCAGGGAGAGACAGAAAAAGCAAGACAATGCTTTGTAAAAGCTCTCCATCTTCATCCGGATAGCTTTGAAAGCGCCTTCCACCTTGGGAAAAATCTTATGATGCAAGGCAAAACTGCCGAAGCCCTTCCCTGCCTGGAAAAGGCCCATTCTCTAAAGCCAGAAAACGGGCCCGTTCTCAAAAATCTGGCGGAAGCCTGCTTTCAACACAATGACCTTACCCGCGCTTTTGCCCTGTACAGGCAGGCCCTGCGCCGCATGCCAAGGGACCCTGGTGTACTGTCCGGTCTGGGGGCATGCTTCGATCTGAAGGGAGAAAATCCGGATATAGCAGCTACTTTCTGCGAAGAAGCCTTGAAGGAAGAACCTGACAATGGCTTATTTGCCCTCCGCCTGGCACGGATCCGCTTCCGTCAGAAACAGATAGAAATGGCACAACCGCTCTTTCGTCTGGCGCAGAAAAAAGGAATGGTGCTGACGGAGAGTGAAGAAACTCTGCTTGAAAATAATACCGAAGAATCTTCCTCTTCAGACAGCCATAAGCTTCTTTGA
- the selA gene encoding L-seryl-tRNA(Sec) selenium transferase: protein MSTQQLLRHLPGVDTLLLETDHIRCGEDLPKNLRTRIIRQVLEAKRRAILEGRLQDISTLEIPRLIAEIHPLFSAAIQPNLRRVINATGVVVHTNMGRSLLAEEALQHILSVANHYSNLELNLDTGKRGLRYTAVSSLLTEITGAEAAMVVNNNAAAVLLCLDTLTRNKEAIVSRGELVEIGGSFRIPDVMTKSGAILKEVGTTNRTHLQDYETAISEKTGLLLKVHTSNFQIMGFTASVSMKDLAALGRKHGIPVMDDLGSGSFIDFSPYGLTKEPTVQESLEAGADIVTFSGDKLLGGPQAGIIVGKKSWIETIRSNPLTRALRIDKLILAALEGTLRLYRDPAKALTTIPTLRMLTLSENACIRKAQELQDQLRSLSLPAMDIRIQPSTARAGGGSLPTQDLPSRCVVIRCSHLSAAALERQLRSHTPPIMGRVEEDSFLMDVRTLQEEETAIIVQAFATLFSTLSIHERPQKETP from the coding sequence ATGAGCACCCAGCAACTTTTGCGGCATCTTCCCGGAGTAGACACCCTTCTTCTGGAAACGGACCATATCCGCTGCGGGGAGGATCTGCCCAAAAACCTCAGAACCCGCATTATCCGACAGGTTCTGGAGGCAAAGCGTAGGGCTATCCTTGAAGGCAGGCTGCAGGACATAAGCACTCTCGAGATTCCCCGGCTCATCGCAGAAATCCATCCGCTGTTCTCCGCAGCCATACAGCCCAATCTAAGGAGAGTCATCAATGCCACCGGTGTTGTCGTTCACACCAATATGGGCCGATCCCTTCTTGCGGAAGAAGCCCTCCAGCACATTCTCTCCGTTGCGAACCACTACAGCAACCTCGAACTCAATCTCGACACCGGGAAACGGGGACTGCGCTACACAGCCGTTTCCTCCCTTCTCACAGAGATCACCGGAGCCGAGGCTGCCATGGTTGTCAACAACAATGCGGCAGCCGTTCTTTTATGTCTGGACACCCTTACCCGAAACAAAGAAGCCATCGTCTCCCGGGGCGAATTAGTGGAAATAGGAGGCTCCTTCCGCATCCCGGACGTCATGACCAAAAGCGGAGCCATTCTGAAGGAGGTGGGTACCACCAACCGGACCCATCTTCAGGATTATGAAACAGCCATCAGCGAAAAAACAGGCCTTCTTCTCAAAGTTCATACCAGCAATTTTCAGATTATGGGATTTACCGCTTCCGTTTCCATGAAAGACCTTGCCGCTCTGGGCCGCAAACATGGAATCCCTGTAATGGATGATCTCGGCTCCGGTTCTTTCATTGATTTTTCTCCCTATGGCCTTACCAAAGAGCCTACCGTACAGGAATCCCTTGAAGCAGGCGCGGATATTGTCACTTTCAGCGGAGACAAACTCCTTGGCGGACCTCAGGCCGGTATAATTGTGGGGAAAAAATCCTGGATCGAAACCATTCGCAGCAATCCTCTGACCCGTGCCCTCCGTATCGACAAACTGATCCTTGCCGCACTGGAAGGAACTTTACGACTGTACCGGGATCCAGCCAAAGCCCTCACAACTATCCCGACCCTGCGAATGCTGACCCTTTCAGAAAACGCCTGCATCCGCAAAGCGCAAGAACTTCAGGACCAGCTTCGATCCCTTTCTCTTCCGGCAATGGATATCCGTATCCAGCCAAGCACAGCCAGAGCTGGCGGGGGCTCGCTGCCCACTCAGGATCTTCCCAGCCGCTGTGTAGTCATCCGGTGTTCTCACCTTTCCGCCGCAGCCCTTGAACGGCAACTGCGCAGTCACACACCGCCCATCATGGGCCGGGTGGAGGAAGATTCCTTTCTTATGGATGTCCGCACCCTGCAGGAAGAAGAAACGGCTATCATTGTTCAGGCCTTTGCCACCCTTTTTTCAACCCTATCCATCCATGAGCGCCCCCAAAAGGAGACTCCATGA
- a CDS encoding HDOD domain-containing protein, with the protein MESSIHYVASGQFLVASGNQPLILKALLGTCVGVSIYDTVAGVGGLLHMLLPEPVSGSSGTHPGKYASTGVPAFLKALIEKGSHPDNMRATVAGGALVGPVSEQDMALDIGGRTTEMVHELLKRYQVPVVASETGGFFTCTLELNLTSGKTRIHPSGLLRDPEEAFHYEPPSADAIAASVTALKPIPQVALKILRMITYEDADFRDIAKEVRKDQVITAQTLRMCNAALYAGRNQVASIDDALVLLGQQTLVKSIISAALKTFYKQSDSVYSLCKGGLFHHAMGTAVVAEHLAVATGIVHPATAYTAGLLHDIGMVVLDQHITSACPLFYRGMKNEKHRILEVERRILGVDHCEVGAKLGLKWAFPESLIHAIRHHHKPEEGHGVSRLAYIVHAADLIMARFQSGVFPESSKGSITERLAVIGMTPADFEKFIDTLPMDVFGMQPENVLYLKSGPSR; encoded by the coding sequence ATGGAATCCAGCATCCACTACGTTGCTTCGGGACAATTTCTCGTTGCTTCCGGTAACCAGCCACTGATCCTCAAAGCCCTTCTGGGAACCTGTGTGGGCGTATCAATTTATGACACAGTGGCAGGGGTGGGAGGACTTCTGCATATGCTGCTTCCCGAGCCTGTCTCCGGATCTTCCGGCACCCATCCGGGTAAATATGCCAGCACCGGTGTCCCCGCTTTCCTGAAAGCTCTCATTGAAAAAGGTTCACATCCCGATAACATGCGGGCCACCGTAGCAGGAGGTGCGCTGGTGGGACCAGTGAGCGAACAGGATATGGCCCTAGACATAGGCGGCCGCACAACGGAAATGGTCCATGAACTGTTGAAGCGGTACCAGGTTCCTGTTGTTGCATCGGAAACCGGCGGTTTTTTCACCTGTACACTGGAACTGAACCTTACCAGTGGCAAAACCCGCATCCATCCCTCCGGCCTTCTTCGGGATCCGGAGGAAGCCTTTCATTACGAACCTCCTTCCGCTGATGCCATTGCCGCCAGTGTCACCGCCCTCAAACCCATTCCTCAGGTGGCCCTCAAAATTCTTCGGATGATCACCTACGAGGATGCTGATTTCAGGGATATTGCAAAGGAAGTCCGTAAAGATCAGGTCATAACGGCCCAAACACTGCGTATGTGCAATGCAGCCCTTTATGCGGGCCGGAATCAGGTTGCGTCCATTGACGATGCACTTGTCCTGCTTGGCCAGCAAACGCTCGTTAAATCAATTATTTCAGCTGCACTTAAAACCTTTTACAAGCAAAGCGACTCCGTATATTCGCTCTGCAAAGGCGGCCTCTTTCACCATGCCATGGGTACTGCCGTTGTGGCGGAACACCTTGCCGTTGCCACGGGCATTGTTCATCCGGCTACGGCCTATACGGCCGGACTTCTGCATGACATCGGCATGGTTGTGCTGGATCAGCATATCACATCCGCCTGTCCGCTTTTCTACAGGGGTATGAAGAATGAAAAACACCGTATCCTTGAAGTAGAGCGGCGCATCCTCGGAGTGGATCACTGTGAAGTGGGTGCCAAGCTGGGACTGAAATGGGCCTTTCCGGAAAGTCTGATCCATGCCATCCGCCATCATCATAAACCCGAAGAGGGTCATGGGGTCAGTCGGCTTGCCTATATTGTTCATGCTGCGGATCTCATCATGGCCCGCTTCCAGTCCGGTGTTTTTCCGGAATCCAGCAAGGGGAGCATCACAGAACGTCTGGCCGTCATCGGCATGACACCTGCGGACTTTGAAAAATTCATTGACACCCTGCCCATGGATGTTTTTGGTATGCAACCGGAAAATGTCCTTTACCTGAAATCCGGGCCCTCCCGATAG